In the genome of Calliopsis andreniformis isolate RMS-2024a chromosome 10, iyCalAndr_principal, whole genome shotgun sequence, one region contains:
- the LOC143185073 gene encoding monocarboxylate transporter 12-like — MNKEGRPSNESVAVPCHLQAKQEEQREEKMTNPKDVRKKAPDGGWGWFVCLGSSLISLSLRSLDPSFGLLFHDLLIEFNVDSTGTSIIMSILDSIVNFSGFLVGPLLKKYSYRKVAFFGSLLSCTGLILTSRANSMLFIICTYSILGGLGTGLALASSFVALNTFFDKKRGQAVGFSMAGTTLAMMLVPQFVHLLLNLYGFRGAMLIIGGGALHSIVGACLLRPLDVQDTVTVQKKQEKPTETDLLLQKYNNDVKREITNGTQNEKNEKTSKVEKEPRNSSYINKLKEFFDLDLLRDGVYLNVIFGCSLYYVAESNFKLMTPFFLAHIGMTKLEIASCLSITAFTDIIARLLLPTIFDRLKFKKRFIVWSFCLLVGIGRSFLAEQSKGTLLVVTFVVIGFLRGATLVNLNLSISECCSLKKLPSALGMFMVSKGICVVIMSPLLGYIRDITESYTICIHVMTLLICITFLAWGFEFMLAGFRKRKSLSSEEVQNVADS, encoded by the exons ATGAACAAAGAGGGGCGACCAAGTAACGAATCAGTGGCAGTGCCTTGTCACTTACAAGCGAAGCAAGAAG AGCAGCGAGAAGAAAAGATGACAAATCCAAAGGATGTCAGGAAGAAAGCGCCAGACGGGGGTTGGGGGTGGTTCGTCTGCCTCGGCAGTAGCTTAATTTCG TTATCTTTAAGATCTTTGGATCCTTCGTTTGGTCTTCTTTTCCACGATCTTTTGATAGAGTTTAATGTGGACTCCACGGGGACATCGATAATAATGAGTATCCTCGATTCTATCGTTAATTTCTCAG GTTTCTTAGTAGGACCTTTGTTGAAGAAATATTCTTATAGAAAAGTAGCTTTCTTTGGATCCCTCCTAAGTTGCACTGGATTAATTCTGACATCAAGAGCAAACAGCATGTTGTTCATTATTTGTACTTACAGCATTTTGGGAG GTCTGGGTACAGGATTAGCTCTTGCCTCGTCTTTCGTTGCCCTAAACACATTTTTCGATAAAAAACGGGGCCAAGCTGTCGGTTTCTCAATGGCGGGAACAACGTTAGCCATGATGCTAGTGCCACAA TTTGTACACCTACTCTTAAATTTGTATGGTTTTCGTGGAGCCATGTTGATTATTGGAGGAGGGGCCCTTCATTCGATTGTCGGTGCGTGTTTATTGCGACCACTTGATGTGCAAGACACAGTAACTGTACAAAAG AAACAAGAAAAGCCAACAGAAACCGACTTATTACTGCAGAAATATAACAATGATGTAAAGAGAGAGATTACTAATGGCACACAAAACGAAAAAAATGAAAAGACTAGCAAAGTGGAAAAGGAACCCCGAAATTCGTCGTATATTAACAAATTGAAAGAATTCTTTGATTTAGATCTACTTAGAGATGGTGTCTACCTGAACGTGATCTTCGGTTGTAGCTTGTACTACGTGGCTGAATCCAATTTCAAATTGATGACCCCTTTCTTTTTGGCTCATATAG GAATGACCAAACTGGAAATTGCTTCTTGTTTGTCAATAACTGCATTCACCGATATTATCGCCCGACTTCTACTACCAACAATCTTCGACAGATTGAAATTCAAGAAGAGGTTCATCGTCTGGTCGTTCTGCTTGTTGGTGGGAATTGGTCGATCCT ttTTAGCAGAACAGTCGAAAGGAACATTGTTGGTAGTGACTTTCGTGGTGATAGGGTTCTTGCGTGGAGCCACGTTGGTAAATTTGAATCTCAGCATTTCCGAGTGTTGTTCCTTGAAGAAACTTCCCAGTGCTTTAGGCATGTTTATGGTCTCGAAGGGCATATGCGTTGTCATAATGAGTCCACTACTTG GATACATCAGAGACATTACTGAAAGCTACACAATTTGCATACACGTGATGACACTATTGATATGCATTACTTTCCTCGCATGGGGTTTCGAGTTCATGCTGGCAGGATTTAGGAAGCGAAAATCACTTTCGTCTGAAGAAGTACAGAACGTGGCAGACAGTtga